A window of Clostridia bacterium contains these coding sequences:
- the pknB gene encoding Stk1 family PASTA domain-containing Ser/Thr kinase: protein MTNELLGGRYSLLETVGEGGMAVVYRSKDTLLNRIVAVKVLRPQFASDHEFRERFRREAQSAAGLSHPNVVNVYDVGEEAGSNYIVMEWVNGLTLHDVIVRDGKLTVDQAVNVTEQILGALEHAHSNGIIHRDIKPHNILINTEGRVKVADFGIARAASASALTETGTVIGTVNYTSPEQARGAAATAESDIYSLGVVMYEILTGKLPFAGDTQVAVALKHIQDEPMPPRALNPAMPVELERVILRALEKDPERRWRTARAFRNGISQAMARARQGEPGRPGDVMAIPGQPVSEQASAANDLPTTAAQNPLDTTRPFGVAGEATNKVANDNHRRGSKPRRAGVLASALVVLLVLAGAAAVGLKAFRDWIQVAEVAVPGFVGMTLPDAESTARQNRLTLDSSAKRYDDTVDYNHIIDQDPPKGTKRKVNSVVRVTVSLGPEMVTVPDLFNKSVREAKFELEGMRLSLGEQKTGYHSDVSTGKIIAQEPEVGMYVPKGSKVDITLSSGPPPAPAEIPLVIGMTLDQAREALGRAGYAVGQVTSKFSILYEAGTVVEQRPGPYQQAEPGAAVDLVLAERSGGGDSGSDSSPRKFEVSYQVPAGPEVQEVMLKVIDSYGERISYGPKSHRPGDSIRYVVEVYGPGKIEVWVDGNLIRVQDV from the coding sequence GTGACCAACGAGCTCTTGGGAGGCAGGTATTCTCTTCTCGAGACTGTTGGAGAGGGCGGCATGGCGGTGGTGTACCGCTCCAAGGACACCCTTCTCAACCGGATAGTTGCCGTTAAGGTTCTGAGGCCCCAGTTCGCCTCGGATCATGAGTTTCGGGAGAGATTTCGAAGAGAGGCGCAGAGCGCTGCTGGCCTCTCACATCCAAACGTTGTCAATGTGTATGATGTAGGTGAGGAGGCCGGGTCCAACTACATCGTCATGGAATGGGTAAATGGGCTCACCCTCCACGATGTAATAGTGCGCGACGGAAAGCTCACTGTCGACCAGGCAGTGAATGTCACTGAACAGATCCTTGGCGCGTTGGAACACGCTCATTCGAATGGGATAATCCACCGGGACATCAAGCCACACAACATACTGATAAACACGGAAGGCCGAGTGAAGGTCGCCGATTTCGGGATCGCCAGGGCGGCATCGGCGAGTGCGCTTACGGAGACCGGAACCGTGATAGGAACGGTGAACTACACATCTCCTGAGCAGGCGCGGGGTGCGGCGGCTACTGCCGAGTCAGACATATACTCCCTAGGCGTAGTGATGTATGAGATCCTCACAGGGAAACTGCCATTTGCAGGCGACACTCAGGTGGCGGTAGCGCTCAAGCACATCCAGGATGAGCCGATGCCTCCGAGGGCTCTCAATCCGGCGATGCCAGTCGAGCTTGAGCGGGTGATTCTCCGGGCACTGGAGAAGGATCCGGAACGCAGGTGGCGGACTGCACGGGCGTTTCGAAATGGCATCAGTCAGGCGATGGCCAGGGCGCGACAGGGAGAGCCCGGCAGGCCGGGCGACGTGATGGCTATCCCGGGCCAGCCAGTAAGCGAGCAGGCTTCTGCTGCGAATGATCTGCCCACCACTGCAGCACAGAACCCGCTTGACACTACTCGGCCATTCGGTGTGGCGGGGGAGGCAACCAACAAGGTGGCGAACGACAATCACAGGCGAGGATCGAAACCGCGGCGCGCAGGAGTATTGGCATCCGCTCTGGTTGTCCTTCTTGTGCTCGCCGGTGCGGCGGCAGTTGGGCTCAAGGCATTCAGAGACTGGATACAAGTTGCCGAAGTGGCCGTTCCGGGTTTCGTGGGAATGACACTGCCGGACGCGGAAAGCACCGCGAGGCAGAATCGACTCACCCTTGACTCGTCTGCGAAAAGGTATGACGACACGGTGGACTACAATCACATCATCGACCAAGACCCTCCGAAGGGGACGAAACGCAAGGTGAACTCCGTAGTAAGGGTAACAGTGAGCCTTGGCCCGGAGATGGTCACTGTACCCGACCTGTTCAACAAGTCCGTGAGAGAGGCCAAGTTCGAGCTGGAGGGAATGAGGCTGTCGCTGGGCGAGCAGAAGACTGGATACCACTCAGACGTTTCCACCGGCAAGATAATCGCGCAGGAGCCTGAGGTTGGCATGTACGTGCCGAAGGGGTCCAAGGTCGACATCACGCTCTCATCGGGACCGCCGCCAGCTCCAGCTGAGATCCCCCTTGTGATTGGGATGACACTCGATCAGGCGCGGGAAGCCCTTGGCCGAGCTGGCTACGCTGTCGGCCAGGTCACTTCGAAATTCAGTATCCTCTACGAGGCTGGAACAGTCGTGGAGCAGCGTCCAGGGCCATACCAGCAGGCCGAACCAGGCGCCGCAGTGGACCTTGTGCTTGCGGAGAGGTCTGGCGGTGGAGACTCAGGATCCGATTCCAGTCCGCGAAAGTTCGAAGTGAGCTACCAGGTCCCTGCAGGGCCTGAAGTGCAGGAGGTTATGCTCAAGGTGATCGACAGCTACGGTGAGAGGATAAGCTATGGCCCGAAATCTCACCGGCCCGGCGATTCCATACGCTATGTCGTAGAGGTGTACGGGCCTGGGAAGATCGAGGTGTGGGTTGACGGCAATCTCATCAGAGTGCAGGACGTGTGA